A section of the Ovis canadensis isolate MfBH-ARS-UI-01 breed Bighorn chromosome 1, ARS-UI_OviCan_v2, whole genome shotgun sequence genome encodes:
- the LOC138430092 gene encoding olfactory receptor 10J1, which translates to MKSENHTLTTEFVLQGFSSFHEHQLTLFVMFLAPYILTLAGNIIIVIIIRIDHHLHTPMYFFLSMLSTSETIYTLVILPRMLSSLVGLSQSISLAGCATQMFFFVTFGITNCFLLTAMGYDRYVAICQPLRYTVIMNRRVCIQLVWGACSIGLIVATTQVTSVFRLPFCATKVAHFFCDIRPVMKLSCIDTTVNEILTLIISVFVLIVPMGLVFISYVLIISTILQITSTEGRKKAFATCASHLTVVIVHYGCASIAYLKPKSENSKGEDQLISVTYTVITPLLNPVVYTLRNKEAKDALLRAIGRKLS; encoded by the coding sequence ATGAAGAGCGAGAACCACACTCTCACCACTGAGTTTGTTTTACAAGGTTTCTCCAGCTTCCACGAGCACCAGCTCACTCTTTTTGTGATGTTTCTTGCACCGTACATCTTAACCCTAGCAGGTAATATAATTATTGTGATCATTATCCGAATTGATCATCatctccacacccccatgtacttcttcctcagcaTGCTGTCCACTTCAGAGACTATATATACACTAGTTATTCTTCCAAGAATGCTGTCCAGCCTTGTGGGTCTGAGCCAGTCCATTTCATTGGCAGGTTGTGCCACTCAGATGTTCTTTTTTGTAACCTTCGGAATCACTAACTGCTTCCTGCTCACAGCGATGGGCTacgaccgctatgtggccatttGCCAACCCTTGAGGTACACAGTCATCATGAACAGGAGGGTGTGCATCCAGCTGGTGTGGGGGGCCTGCAGCATCGGGCTGATTGTGGCCACGACACAGGTGACATCTGTATTCAGGTTACCTTTCTGTGCCACAAAGGTGGCCCACTTCTTCTGTGACATCCGGCCTGTGATGaagctctcctgcattgacacGACTGTCAATGAGATCCTGACTTTGATCATCAGTGTTTTCGTGCTCATTGTGCCTATGGGTCTGGTCTTCATCTCTTATGTCCTCATCATCTCCACCATCCTCCAGATCACGTCTACCGAGGGCCGGAAGAAGGCCtttgccacctgcgcctcccacCTCACTGTGGTCATTGTCCACTATGGCTGTGCCTCCATTGCCTACCTCAAGCCCAAGTCAGAGAACAGCAAGGGTGAGGATCAGCTGATCTCAGTGACCTACACTGTCATCACCCCACTACTGAACCCTGTGGTATACACCCTGAGGAACAAAGAGGCCAAGGATGCTCTGCTCCGGGCT